One stretch of Daphnia pulicaria isolate SC F1-1A chromosome 8, SC_F0-13Bv2, whole genome shotgun sequence DNA includes these proteins:
- the LOC124310845 gene encoding NAD(+) hydrolase sarm1-like isoform X2: MDQFHHQHSSGNRAGHVVPKFYQRSQSVVERNGGSTSAEMIAGHHQNQQPEWPGPPVPVRSERRGAFRRRMSEFPVENQTGPELSATQTDSGALVNGLASSGSSTHSASGRSSSASGSQQQQQQQQQGDVAAMIENFQHKKTGASSHSTAAMLNRINHHQSGSIAVPGSGGGGGPGSMVVTSVAGSPGTTLIIGNNNNLPAQQQVVSSTSSSTSSSRVKRSSQVMHHSMSSSEQISSSNKHSSSSQLQSSSSKMSTQELTSSLSELKSNMTEMKSSLSSHLVAAAAAAAAQSSAASKFPSAGLLQGSLEGLNMVSGDGSELAIVDVDHDFSVNPAGCLATLNNNNINNSNSNANGGGGKSSEMKFEQTRVASATSTKITHGDGYSSEEATANASHSRRLQADGLHYEESGQAAAMKARLEMDGVTAEKAAAVKQEQRSLKAGDVSQQESRTTAAASMKLTTDNFSAEKVAMATQQQKQTVTSSGRFNQERHAAAASQSKLTINAKSVRKELSVVSSSQMNGTLVSLEDADLMSSLPSLDDLDILDSSSDLADVEQAKTKYTGVMSSCVERLKEMAKRNKQSHMMPVYLDRVSQMVGKAWAVPAPHGQSLASSLCDVLRHDGGLDVLINNCVADDSNLQLSSARLLEQCLTQENREYVVECGLDKVVSVACGCTESSAQVDQSRVGTGLLEHLFQHNDATCSEVVKLGGLDAVVRECRRSDVEILRHCAGALANLSLYGGAENQEAMIKRQVPMWLFPLAFHSDDNIKYYACLAIAVLVANKEIEAAVLQSVTLNLVEPFVSTHNPYEFANTVAATWQHHARRGLGQSKNWLKRLVPVLNSKREEARNLAAFHFCMEAGIIQKSQGSTDIFSEIGAIDSLKSVASSPNAIASKYAAQTLRLIGEEVPHKLSQQVPLWSSEDVREWVRQIGFDDHCESFADVCKVDGDLLLQLTEEMLRDDIGMRNAILRKRFMRELAILKKMADYSSCDKSSLNDFLQTLDPAFCAYTYSMLNSGVDKKSLRLLSEEQLLTECGIINSIHRQRIFDAIRGENGIYDYLDNKPLDAFISYRRSTGSQLASLLKVHLQLRNFTVFIDVERLEAGKFDNNLLQSISQAKYFLLVLTPNALDRCLGDDERKDWVHREIVAALESNCKIIPIIDNFQWPLPEDLPEDMRAVCYFNGVRWVHDYQDACVDKLDKFMRGDAYGKFDHVHGRRPQDGVLTPSYTPGSASILQPGATMLSRNCNNNGNGVQPVPPSYQRQGSNESGKGSYSSDKEMGGIGSNGFCNGVGVGGGGGAISVANPVALHRNLRAVSPSCAQRSPSPSRSSLQQQQQQGQWQKRLLLRGSAGERAASPSRSISPRPIPISPLVQRRISAGQHLPVPFFNQARNGWVTPIGSLPGGVPRSRSLDTGLCHEAKLDLDHNLPSRINEVVIPDTSDSEEQDEVLESPPVSRVEPPIRPNTLFTKSPSPPMVVVQQPSPTTERPSRRDRTPVVRTKSKASQIIVAAINQAGATRKATRRSIAGDDETSEPTTPTGSAKFVDRCVTKMKTLINK; encoded by the exons atgTCCGAATTTCCGGTGGAGAATCAAACGGGTCCCGAACTGTCGGCCACGCAGACGGACAGCGGCGCCTTGGTCAACGGATTGGCTTCCAGCGGCAGCAGTACACATTCGGCCAGCGGACGAAGCTCGTCGGCCTCCggatcacagcagcagcagcagcagcagcagcaaggcgACGTGGCGGCCATGATTGAGAATTTCCAGCACAAGAAAACGGGGGCCAGCAGCCACAGCACGGCGGCCATGCTCAACCGGATCAACCATCACCAGAGCGGCAGCATCGCCGTGCCAGGATCGGGCGGAGGCGGAGGCCCTGGCTCGATGGTTGTGACATCGGTGGCCGGATCGCCCGGCACTACCCTCATCattggcaacaacaacaacctcccGGCCCAGCAACAAGTCGTCTCGTCCACATCGTCGTCCACCAGCAGTTCACGTGTCAAGCGCTCCTCTCAG GTGATGCATCATTCGATGTCGTCGAGCGAGCAGATTTCGTCGAGCAacaagcacagcagcagcagccagctcCAATCGTCCAGCTCCAAGATGAGCACCCAGGAATTGACTTCCAGTTTGTCCGAGCTCAAGTCCAACATGACCGAGATGAAGTCTAGTTTGTCCTCCCACCTGGTGGCCGCCGCAGCCGCAGCAGCCGCCCAATCTTCAGCCGCCTCCAAATTCCCTTCCGCCGGACTCCTTCAGG GTTCGCTGGAAGGATTGAACATGGTCAGTGGCGATGGCTCTGAATTGGCCATCGTCGACGTGGACCACGATTTCTCGGTCAATCCGGCCGGATGTCTGGCCaccctcaacaacaacaacatcaacaactcgAATAGCAACGCCAACGGCGGCGGTGGCAAATCTTCCGAGATGAAATTCGAGCAGACGCGAGTCGCCTCCGCCACGTCGACCAAGATCACGCACGGCGACGGCTACAGCAGCGAGGAGGCGACGGCCAACGCCTCGCACAGCCGACGCCTTCAGGCCGACGGGCTCCACTACGAGGAGTCGGGCCAAGCGGCGGCCATGAAAGCCCGGCTCGAGATGGACGGCGTCACAGCCGAGAAAGCCGCAGCAGTCAAACAG GAGCAGAGATCGTTAAAGGCCGGCGACGTGAGTCAACAAGAAAGTAGGACGACGGCAGCTGCTAGCATGAAACTAACGACAGACAATTTCAGCGCCGAAAAG GTTGCCATGGCGACCCAGCAGCAGAAGCAAACGGTGACTTCTTCGGGCCGCTTCAACCAAGAGCGTCACGCGGCGGCCGCCTCCCAGTCCAAGTTGACGATCAACGCCAAATCGGTCAGGAAGGAGCTGTCGGTCGTTTCCTCATCTCAG ATGAACGGAACCCTGGTATCGCTAGAGGATGCCGATCTGATGTCATCGCTGCCTTCGCTTGACGACCTGGACATCCTGGACTCGTCTTCCGATTTGGCCGACGTCGAGCAGGCCAAAACCAAATACACGGGCGTCATGTCGAGTTGCGTGGAGCGGCTCAAGGAGATGGCCAAGCGCAATAAGCAGAGCCACATGATGCCCGTCTACCTTGACCGGGTCAGCCAAATGGTCGGCAAGGCCTGGGCCGTGCCGGCCCCACACGGTCAGTCACTCGCCTCCTCCCTGTGCGACGTCCTGCGCCACGACGGCGGACTGGACGTCCTCATCAACAACTGCGTGGCCGACGACAGCAATCTCCAGCTGTCCAGCGCCCGCCTCCTCGAGCAGTGCCTCACCCAGGAGAACAGGGAATACGTCGTCGAGTGCGGACTCGATAAG GTGGTGTCGGTGGCGTGCGGGTGCACCGAGTCGTCGGCCCAGGTGGACCAGTCGCGAGTGGGCACGGGTTTACTGGAGCACCTGTTCCAGCACAACGACGCGACGTGCAGCGAGGTGGTCAAGTTGGGAGGGCTGGACGCCGTCGTCCGCGAATGTCGCCGCTCGGACGTGGAGATCCTGCGCCACTGCGCCGGCGCCCTGGCCAACCTGTCGCTGTACGGCGGCGCCGAGAACCAGGAGGCCATGATCAAGCGCCAGGTGCCCATGTGGCTCTTCCCGCTGGCCTTCCACTCTGACGACAACATCAAATACTACGCCTGTCTGGCCATCGCCGTCCTGGTGGCCAACAAGGAAATCGAGGCGGCCGTTCTCCAGTCGGTGACGCTCAACCTGGTGGAGCCCTTCGTCTCGACCCACAATCCCTACGAGTTCGCCAACACGGTGGCGGCCACCTGGCAGCACCACGCCCGCCGGGGACTGGGCCAGTCGAAAAACTGGCTCAAGCGGCTCGTGCCCGTCTTGAATTCCAAGCGGGAGGAGGCCCGCAATTTGGCGGCCTTCCACTTTTGCATGGAGGCCGGAATCATTCAAAAGAGTCAGGGCAGCACGGACATTTTCAGCGAGATCGGAGCCATCGACTCGCTCAAGTCGGTCGCCTCGTCGCCCAACGCCATCGCCTCCAAGTACGCGGCCCAGACGCTGCGGCTCATCGGCGAGGAAGTGCCGCACAAGCTCAGCCAGCAGGTCCCGCTCTGGTCCAGCGAGGACGTCCGCGAGTGGGTCCGCCAAATTGGTTTCGACGACCACTGCGAAAGCTTCGCCGACGTCTGCAAGGTCGACGGCGATCTTTTGCTCCAGCTGACAGAGGAGATGCTCCGCGACGACATTGGAATGCGCAATGCCATCCTGCGGAAGCGTTTCATGCGTGAGCTGGCCATTCTCAAGAAGATG gCGGATTACAGCAGCTGTGACAAATCGAGTTTGAACGATTTCTTGCAGACGCTGGACCCGGCGTTTTGCGCCTACACTTACTCGATGCTCAACTCTGGCGTGGATAAGAAGAGCCTCCGACTCTTGTCCGAGGAGCAGCTCTTGACGGAATGCGGAATCATCAATTCCATCCACCGGCAGCGCATCTTTGACGCCATCCGCGGAGAGAACGGCATCTACGATTACCTGGACAACAAGCCGCTGGATGCCTTCATCAGTTACCGACGATCCACTGGATCCCAACTGGCCAGTCTACTTAAAG TCCACCTCCAGCTGAGGAACTTTACCGTCTTCATCGACGTCGAGCGCCTGGAGGCCGGCAAATTCGACAACAATCTTTTGCAGTCCATCAGTCAGGCtaaatatttccttttggTGCTGACGCCCAACGCGCTGGATCGCTGCCTGGGCGACGACGAGCGGAAGGATTGGGTCCACAGAGAAATCGTGGCCGCATTGGAATCCAACTGCAAAATCATCCCCATCATCGACAACTTCCAGTGGCCGTTGCCCGAAGATCTGCCCGAAGACATGCGGGCCGTCTGCTACTTTAACGGCGTCCGATGGGTCCACGACTACCAG GACGCATGCGTGGACAAACTGGACAAATTTATGCGCGGCGACGCTTACGGCAAATTTGACCACGTCCACGGTAGACGACCGCAAGACGGAGTCCTGACTCCGTCGTACACCCCCGGTTCGGCGTCGATCCTCCAGCCCGGAGCCACGATGCTGAGTCGCAACTGCAACAACAACGGCAACGGCGTCCAGCCAGTGCCGCCCTCATACCAAAGGCAAGGAAGCAACGAGAGCGGCAAAGGCTCTTACTCATCCGATAAGGAAATGGGCGGCATCGGGAGTAATGGATTCTGCAATGGTGTCGGTGTCGGAGGTGGCGGAGGAGCTATATCGGTAGCTAACCCGGTAGCTCTTCACAG AAATCTCAGAGCTGTGTCACCCAGTTGCGCTCAACGTAGTCCCAGTCCCAGTCGCTCAtctctccagcagcagcaacagcaaggcCAGTGGCAGAAGCGTCTACTGTTGAGGGGCTCAGCCGGAGAGCGTGCTGCCAGTCCGTCTCGTTCCATCTCTCCTCGTCCCATTCCCATCAGTCCGCTGGTTCAGCGCCGAATCTCTGCGGGCCAACATTTGCCGGTGCCTTTCTTCAACCAGGCTCGCAACGGATGGGTGACGCCCATCGGTTCCCTGCCTGGAGGTGTTCCAAGGTCTCGCAGCCTGGACACTGGCCTTTGCCACGAAGCCAAGTTGGATCTAGATCACAACCTTCCGTCGCGAATCAACGAAGTCGTCATTCCGGATACCAGCGACTCGGAGGAGCAGGACGAGGTCCTGGAGTCGCCACCAGTGAGTCGGGTCGAGCCGCCCATTCGACCCAACACTTTGTTCACCAAGTCGCCGTCCCCGCCGATGGTGGTCGTTCAACAGCCCAGCCCGACGACGGAGCGGCCCAGCCGCCGGGATCGGACGCCAGTGGTCCGGACGAAATCCAAAGCGTCTCAGATCATTGTGGCGGCCATCAATCAGGCGGGAGCGACGCGCAAAGCCACTCGACGATCCATCGCCGGCGACGACGAGACCTCGGAACCCACGACGCCAACCGGATCTGCCAAATTCGTTGATCGCTGCgtcaccaaaatgaaaactttgatCAACAAGTGA
- the LOC124310845 gene encoding NAD(+) hydrolase sarm1-like isoform X5, with protein MLWDMMDRAGSPLFRIRMSEFPVENQTGPELSATQTDSGALVNGLASSGSSTHSASGRSSSASGSQQQQQQQQQGDVAAMIENFQHKKTGASSHSTAAMLNRINHHQSGSIAVPGSGGGGGPGSMVVTSVAGSPGTTLIIGNNNNLPAQQQVVSSTSSSTSSSRVKRSSQVMHHSMSSSEQISSSNKHSSSSQLQSSSSKMSTQELTSSLSELKSNMTEMKSSLSSHLVAAAAAAAAQSSAASKFPSAGLLQGSLEGLNMVSGDGSELAIVDVDHDFSVNPAGCLATLNNNNINNSNSNANGGGGKSSEMKFEQTRVASATSTKITHGDGYSSEEATANASHSRRLQADGLHYEESGQAAAMKARLEMDGVTAEKAAAVKQEQRSLKAGDVSQQESRTTAAASMKLTTDNFSAEKVAMATQQQKQTVTSSGRFNQERHAAAASQSKLTINAKSVRKELSVVSSSQMNGTLVSLEDADLMSSLPSLDDLDILDSSSDLADVEQAKTKYTGVMSSCVERLKEMAKRNKQSHMMPVYLDRVSQMVGKAWAVPAPHGQSLASSLCDVLRHDGGLDVLINNCVADDSNLQLSSARLLEQCLTQENREYVVECGLDKVVSVACGCTESSAQVDQSRVGTGLLEHLFQHNDATCSEVVKLGGLDAVVRECRRSDVEILRHCAGALANLSLYGGAENQEAMIKRQVPMWLFPLAFHSDDNIKYYACLAIAVLVANKEIEAAVLQSVTLNLVEPFVSTHNPYEFANTVAATWQHHARRGLGQSKNWLKRLVPVLNSKREEARNLAAFHFCMEAGIIQKSQGSTDIFSEIGAIDSLKSVASSPNAIASKYAAQTLRLIGEEVPHKLSQQVPLWSSEDVREWVRQIGFDDHCESFADVCKVDGDLLLQLTEEMLRDDIGMRNAILRKRFMRELAILKKMADYSSCDKSSLNDFLQTLDPAFCAYTYSMLNSGVDKKSLRLLSEEQLLTECGIINSIHRQRIFDAIRGENGIYDYLDNKPLDAFISYRRSTGSQLASLLKVHLQLRNFTVFIDVERLEAGKFDNNLLQSISQAKYFLLVLTPNALDRCLGDDERKDWVHREIVAALESNCKIIPIIDNFQWPLPEDLPEDMRAVCYFNGVRWVHDYQDACVDKLDKFMRGDAYGKFDHVHGRRPQDGVLTPSYTPGSASILQPGATMLSRNCNNNGNGVQPVPPSYQRQGSNESGKGSYSSDKEMGGIGSNGFCNGVGVGGGGGAISVANPVALHRNLRAVSPSCAQRSPSPSRSSLQQQQQQGQWQKRLLLRGSAGERAASPSRSISPRPIPISPLVQRRISAGQHLPVPFFNQARNGWVTPIGSLPGGVPRSRSLDTGLCHEAKLDLDHNLPSRINEVVIPDTSDSEEQDEVLESPPVSRVEPPIRPNTLFTKSPSPPMVVVQQPSPTTERPSRRDRTPVVRTKSKASQIIVAAINQAGATRKATRRSIAGDDETSEPTTPTGSAKFVDRCVTKMKTLINK; from the exons ATGCTGTGGGACATGATGGATCGAGCCGGTTCACCTTTATTCCGTATTAGG atgTCCGAATTTCCGGTGGAGAATCAAACGGGTCCCGAACTGTCGGCCACGCAGACGGACAGCGGCGCCTTGGTCAACGGATTGGCTTCCAGCGGCAGCAGTACACATTCGGCCAGCGGACGAAGCTCGTCGGCCTCCggatcacagcagcagcagcagcagcagcagcaaggcgACGTGGCGGCCATGATTGAGAATTTCCAGCACAAGAAAACGGGGGCCAGCAGCCACAGCACGGCGGCCATGCTCAACCGGATCAACCATCACCAGAGCGGCAGCATCGCCGTGCCAGGATCGGGCGGAGGCGGAGGCCCTGGCTCGATGGTTGTGACATCGGTGGCCGGATCGCCCGGCACTACCCTCATCattggcaacaacaacaacctcccGGCCCAGCAACAAGTCGTCTCGTCCACATCGTCGTCCACCAGCAGTTCACGTGTCAAGCGCTCCTCTCAG GTGATGCATCATTCGATGTCGTCGAGCGAGCAGATTTCGTCGAGCAacaagcacagcagcagcagccagctcCAATCGTCCAGCTCCAAGATGAGCACCCAGGAATTGACTTCCAGTTTGTCCGAGCTCAAGTCCAACATGACCGAGATGAAGTCTAGTTTGTCCTCCCACCTGGTGGCCGCCGCAGCCGCAGCAGCCGCCCAATCTTCAGCCGCCTCCAAATTCCCTTCCGCCGGACTCCTTCAGG GTTCGCTGGAAGGATTGAACATGGTCAGTGGCGATGGCTCTGAATTGGCCATCGTCGACGTGGACCACGATTTCTCGGTCAATCCGGCCGGATGTCTGGCCaccctcaacaacaacaacatcaacaactcgAATAGCAACGCCAACGGCGGCGGTGGCAAATCTTCCGAGATGAAATTCGAGCAGACGCGAGTCGCCTCCGCCACGTCGACCAAGATCACGCACGGCGACGGCTACAGCAGCGAGGAGGCGACGGCCAACGCCTCGCACAGCCGACGCCTTCAGGCCGACGGGCTCCACTACGAGGAGTCGGGCCAAGCGGCGGCCATGAAAGCCCGGCTCGAGATGGACGGCGTCACAGCCGAGAAAGCCGCAGCAGTCAAACAG GAGCAGAGATCGTTAAAGGCCGGCGACGTGAGTCAACAAGAAAGTAGGACGACGGCAGCTGCTAGCATGAAACTAACGACAGACAATTTCAGCGCCGAAAAG GTTGCCATGGCGACCCAGCAGCAGAAGCAAACGGTGACTTCTTCGGGCCGCTTCAACCAAGAGCGTCACGCGGCGGCCGCCTCCCAGTCCAAGTTGACGATCAACGCCAAATCGGTCAGGAAGGAGCTGTCGGTCGTTTCCTCATCTCAG ATGAACGGAACCCTGGTATCGCTAGAGGATGCCGATCTGATGTCATCGCTGCCTTCGCTTGACGACCTGGACATCCTGGACTCGTCTTCCGATTTGGCCGACGTCGAGCAGGCCAAAACCAAATACACGGGCGTCATGTCGAGTTGCGTGGAGCGGCTCAAGGAGATGGCCAAGCGCAATAAGCAGAGCCACATGATGCCCGTCTACCTTGACCGGGTCAGCCAAATGGTCGGCAAGGCCTGGGCCGTGCCGGCCCCACACGGTCAGTCACTCGCCTCCTCCCTGTGCGACGTCCTGCGCCACGACGGCGGACTGGACGTCCTCATCAACAACTGCGTGGCCGACGACAGCAATCTCCAGCTGTCCAGCGCCCGCCTCCTCGAGCAGTGCCTCACCCAGGAGAACAGGGAATACGTCGTCGAGTGCGGACTCGATAAG GTGGTGTCGGTGGCGTGCGGGTGCACCGAGTCGTCGGCCCAGGTGGACCAGTCGCGAGTGGGCACGGGTTTACTGGAGCACCTGTTCCAGCACAACGACGCGACGTGCAGCGAGGTGGTCAAGTTGGGAGGGCTGGACGCCGTCGTCCGCGAATGTCGCCGCTCGGACGTGGAGATCCTGCGCCACTGCGCCGGCGCCCTGGCCAACCTGTCGCTGTACGGCGGCGCCGAGAACCAGGAGGCCATGATCAAGCGCCAGGTGCCCATGTGGCTCTTCCCGCTGGCCTTCCACTCTGACGACAACATCAAATACTACGCCTGTCTGGCCATCGCCGTCCTGGTGGCCAACAAGGAAATCGAGGCGGCCGTTCTCCAGTCGGTGACGCTCAACCTGGTGGAGCCCTTCGTCTCGACCCACAATCCCTACGAGTTCGCCAACACGGTGGCGGCCACCTGGCAGCACCACGCCCGCCGGGGACTGGGCCAGTCGAAAAACTGGCTCAAGCGGCTCGTGCCCGTCTTGAATTCCAAGCGGGAGGAGGCCCGCAATTTGGCGGCCTTCCACTTTTGCATGGAGGCCGGAATCATTCAAAAGAGTCAGGGCAGCACGGACATTTTCAGCGAGATCGGAGCCATCGACTCGCTCAAGTCGGTCGCCTCGTCGCCCAACGCCATCGCCTCCAAGTACGCGGCCCAGACGCTGCGGCTCATCGGCGAGGAAGTGCCGCACAAGCTCAGCCAGCAGGTCCCGCTCTGGTCCAGCGAGGACGTCCGCGAGTGGGTCCGCCAAATTGGTTTCGACGACCACTGCGAAAGCTTCGCCGACGTCTGCAAGGTCGACGGCGATCTTTTGCTCCAGCTGACAGAGGAGATGCTCCGCGACGACATTGGAATGCGCAATGCCATCCTGCGGAAGCGTTTCATGCGTGAGCTGGCCATTCTCAAGAAGATG gCGGATTACAGCAGCTGTGACAAATCGAGTTTGAACGATTTCTTGCAGACGCTGGACCCGGCGTTTTGCGCCTACACTTACTCGATGCTCAACTCTGGCGTGGATAAGAAGAGCCTCCGACTCTTGTCCGAGGAGCAGCTCTTGACGGAATGCGGAATCATCAATTCCATCCACCGGCAGCGCATCTTTGACGCCATCCGCGGAGAGAACGGCATCTACGATTACCTGGACAACAAGCCGCTGGATGCCTTCATCAGTTACCGACGATCCACTGGATCCCAACTGGCCAGTCTACTTAAAG TCCACCTCCAGCTGAGGAACTTTACCGTCTTCATCGACGTCGAGCGCCTGGAGGCCGGCAAATTCGACAACAATCTTTTGCAGTCCATCAGTCAGGCtaaatatttccttttggTGCTGACGCCCAACGCGCTGGATCGCTGCCTGGGCGACGACGAGCGGAAGGATTGGGTCCACAGAGAAATCGTGGCCGCATTGGAATCCAACTGCAAAATCATCCCCATCATCGACAACTTCCAGTGGCCGTTGCCCGAAGATCTGCCCGAAGACATGCGGGCCGTCTGCTACTTTAACGGCGTCCGATGGGTCCACGACTACCAG GACGCATGCGTGGACAAACTGGACAAATTTATGCGCGGCGACGCTTACGGCAAATTTGACCACGTCCACGGTAGACGACCGCAAGACGGAGTCCTGACTCCGTCGTACACCCCCGGTTCGGCGTCGATCCTCCAGCCCGGAGCCACGATGCTGAGTCGCAACTGCAACAACAACGGCAACGGCGTCCAGCCAGTGCCGCCCTCATACCAAAGGCAAGGAAGCAACGAGAGCGGCAAAGGCTCTTACTCATCCGATAAGGAAATGGGCGGCATCGGGAGTAATGGATTCTGCAATGGTGTCGGTGTCGGAGGTGGCGGAGGAGCTATATCGGTAGCTAACCCGGTAGCTCTTCACAG AAATCTCAGAGCTGTGTCACCCAGTTGCGCTCAACGTAGTCCCAGTCCCAGTCGCTCAtctctccagcagcagcaacagcaaggcCAGTGGCAGAAGCGTCTACTGTTGAGGGGCTCAGCCGGAGAGCGTGCTGCCAGTCCGTCTCGTTCCATCTCTCCTCGTCCCATTCCCATCAGTCCGCTGGTTCAGCGCCGAATCTCTGCGGGCCAACATTTGCCGGTGCCTTTCTTCAACCAGGCTCGCAACGGATGGGTGACGCCCATCGGTTCCCTGCCTGGAGGTGTTCCAAGGTCTCGCAGCCTGGACACTGGCCTTTGCCACGAAGCCAAGTTGGATCTAGATCACAACCTTCCGTCGCGAATCAACGAAGTCGTCATTCCGGATACCAGCGACTCGGAGGAGCAGGACGAGGTCCTGGAGTCGCCACCAGTGAGTCGGGTCGAGCCGCCCATTCGACCCAACACTTTGTTCACCAAGTCGCCGTCCCCGCCGATGGTGGTCGTTCAACAGCCCAGCCCGACGACGGAGCGGCCCAGCCGCCGGGATCGGACGCCAGTGGTCCGGACGAAATCCAAAGCGTCTCAGATCATTGTGGCGGCCATCAATCAGGCGGGAGCGACGCGCAAAGCCACTCGACGATCCATCGCCGGCGACGACGAGACCTCGGAACCCACGACGCCAACCGGATCTGCCAAATTCGTTGATCGCTGCgtcaccaaaatgaaaactttgatCAACAAGTGA